One genomic window of Gemmatimonadaceae bacterium includes the following:
- a CDS encoding amidohydrolase family protein, whose amino-acid sequence MTRSRILIAASLLSIVALPAPAQSTSAGTVVIRTATLIDGTGAVRRNMDVVVRDGRIEAVRARAGRADIDLGSRVLAPGLIDTHVHLGWYVTAKGKLHQANDGDDERTAILNAAGNAQRMLQAGFTTVQSVGGPEDAPVRDAVARGVLAGPRIVTSLGSLSERAGPPDSVRMIVRRFKEQGADVIKIFASKSIRDGGGQTMTQEQLDAACGEAKALGLRSIVHAHAASAAKAAVRAGCTQVVHGVLVDDEALRMMAAAGTWFEPQCELVNRNYLDHKERFRGIGNYNDAGFAAMENALVLRKALVKRYRATPGLKVVYGTDAVAGAHGQNGRDLVCRVRD is encoded by the coding sequence ATGACCCGTTCTCGTATCCTGATCGCCGCGAGCCTCCTGTCAATCGTCGCGCTCCCTGCACCGGCGCAGTCCACCAGCGCTGGGACGGTTGTCATCCGCACGGCCACGCTGATCGACGGCACGGGCGCCGTTCGTCGCAACATGGATGTGGTCGTGCGCGACGGCCGCATCGAGGCGGTGCGCGCCCGCGCCGGACGCGCCGACATCGACCTCGGCAGCCGAGTGCTGGCGCCGGGACTGATCGACACACATGTGCATCTGGGCTGGTACGTGACGGCGAAAGGCAAGCTGCATCAGGCCAATGACGGAGACGACGAACGCACCGCGATCCTGAACGCTGCCGGCAACGCGCAGCGGATGCTGCAGGCGGGCTTCACCACGGTGCAGAGCGTCGGAGGGCCGGAGGACGCACCGGTACGCGACGCCGTTGCACGCGGGGTGCTCGCGGGCCCCCGGATCGTCACCTCGCTCGGTTCGCTCAGTGAGCGCGCCGGTCCGCCCGACTCCGTGCGCATGATCGTGCGGCGATTCAAGGAGCAGGGCGCCGACGTGATCAAGATCTTCGCGTCGAAGAGTATCCGCGATGGCGGCGGACAGACGATGACCCAGGAGCAGCTCGACGCGGCGTGCGGCGAGGCGAAGGCGCTGGGCCTTCGTTCCATCGTCCACGCCCATGCCGCTTCGGCCGCGAAGGCGGCGGTGCGCGCAGGATGCACACAAGTGGTCCACGGCGTGCTCGTCGACGACGAAGCGCTTCGCATGATGGCGGCGGCAGGCACCTGGTTCGAGCCGCAATGCGAGCTGGTGAACCGCAACTACCTCGATCACAAGGAACGCTTCCGCGGCATCGGCAACTACAACGACGCGGGGTTCGCGGCGATGGAGAACGCGCTCGTGTTGCGAAAGGCGCTCGTGAAGCGCTACCGCGCGACGCCCGGGCTCAAGGTGGTGTATGGCACCGATGCCGTGGCCGGCGCGCACGGACAGAACGGGCGTGACCTCGTCTGCCGCGTCCGCGACA
- a CDS encoding DUF5916 domain-containing protein → MPTPTTLTLPALLTMLLLGAATLPVAAGAQQGDEVVASPVRDYPIDPERAPRPTMHAVRTSLPPVIDGRPDELEWLRADSATDFVQQLPTTGAKALYRTVVRVLYDADHLYVSSINYDPTPGRAITAGIQRDFASSNSDVFAVALDTYGDRRNSFLFIVNPKGAVRDEQTYDDSRTIVEAWEGVIDVRTANVRMPSGDSAWTVEMAIPLRTLRFDGTRDVQDWGLNFLRRVRRVNESSYWSPLERQYRVHRMSKAGTLTGLQGLRQGRNLQIKPYIVASNAQGAQVLPGAYGTKSDVGGDLKYGVTPALTLDLTYNTDFSQVEVDQEQVNLTRFSRFFPERRDFFIENAGAFTFGDVEERNFRTGATLRDFTLFNSRRIGITPDGRPVPIVGGGRLSGRAGEWNVGLLGMQTRSLDTIPGEQFAVGRARRNVFGNSDVGVLVSSRSGNGSYNRSYGADANLRPIPNMVINSYVAASDAQGDSADGYAARTSLGYRGRLWNSSAMWKRVSDRFDPGLGFVRRRGMQQFFATTGVHARPTLPLTQEVNPYVQADYITDLSNEMQSRSLQAGLNLSFRPEGQVGVELSDEFDRLDAPFTIYPGQVITAGSYAWRDATAHYSTGDGRPLSATLSATAGGFYDGTRRAATTSLVWRVLYNLSLEGSAQRNDVTRGAGAFTADLASLRVRYAWSTSLFGSAYTQYNSQTRAFVTNARINFRYRPLSDVYLVYTERQDTRSWVRNERVLALKVTHMTAF, encoded by the coding sequence TTGCCTACGCCCACCACACTGACCCTCCCCGCGCTGCTCACGATGCTCTTACTGGGCGCAGCCACCCTTCCGGTGGCAGCCGGCGCCCAGCAGGGCGATGAAGTTGTGGCGTCGCCGGTGCGCGACTACCCCATCGATCCGGAGCGTGCACCGAGGCCGACGATGCACGCGGTGCGCACGTCCCTCCCTCCCGTGATCGACGGTCGGCCCGACGAGCTGGAATGGCTGCGCGCCGATTCGGCGACCGACTTCGTGCAGCAGCTGCCCACTACGGGCGCAAAGGCGCTCTACCGCACGGTCGTTCGCGTGCTGTACGATGCCGACCATCTGTACGTGAGCTCGATCAACTACGACCCCACGCCGGGCCGCGCCATCACGGCGGGGATTCAGCGCGACTTCGCGTCGTCGAACAGCGACGTATTCGCCGTCGCACTCGACACATACGGGGACCGGCGGAATTCCTTCCTCTTCATCGTCAACCCGAAGGGCGCAGTTCGCGATGAGCAGACCTACGACGATTCGCGGACGATCGTTGAGGCATGGGAAGGTGTGATCGACGTGCGTACGGCGAACGTACGCATGCCCTCTGGCGATTCGGCGTGGACCGTGGAAATGGCGATCCCCCTGCGCACCCTGCGCTTCGACGGCACGCGCGATGTGCAGGACTGGGGACTCAACTTCCTGAGACGCGTGCGGCGGGTGAACGAGTCCTCGTACTGGTCGCCCCTGGAGCGACAGTATCGCGTGCATCGCATGTCGAAGGCGGGTACCCTCACCGGCCTTCAGGGGCTGCGGCAGGGGCGCAATCTCCAGATCAAGCCGTACATCGTGGCGTCGAATGCGCAGGGAGCACAGGTGCTGCCCGGCGCGTACGGCACGAAGTCCGACGTGGGCGGAGATCTCAAGTATGGTGTGACACCGGCACTGACTCTCGATCTCACGTACAACACCGATTTCTCCCAGGTGGAGGTCGACCAGGAGCAGGTGAATCTCACTCGCTTCTCCCGTTTCTTCCCCGAACGGCGCGACTTCTTCATCGAGAACGCCGGCGCGTTCACTTTCGGCGACGTGGAGGAGCGCAACTTTCGCACGGGCGCCACGCTCCGCGACTTCACCCTCTTCAACTCGCGGCGCATCGGCATCACGCCCGACGGCCGTCCCGTCCCCATTGTTGGAGGAGGACGCTTGTCGGGTCGGGCCGGCGAGTGGAACGTGGGACTGCTGGGCATGCAGACCCGCTCGCTCGACACGATTCCCGGCGAGCAGTTCGCCGTGGGCCGTGCGCGCCGCAACGTGTTCGGCAATTCCGACGTTGGCGTCCTCGTCTCGAGCCGATCCGGTAACGGGAGCTACAATCGCAGTTACGGCGCCGATGCCAACCTGCGCCCCATCCCGAACATGGTGATCAACTCGTACGTCGCCGCCAGCGATGCGCAGGGTGACAGCGCGGACGGCTACGCGGCTCGCACATCGCTGGGCTATCGCGGCCGGCTGTGGAACAGCTCGGCGATGTGGAAGCGCGTGTCCGACCGATTCGATCCCGGTCTCGGCTTCGTGCGGCGACGTGGCATGCAGCAGTTCTTCGCCACCACCGGCGTGCACGCACGCCCCACGCTGCCGCTCACGCAGGAGGTGAATCCGTATGTGCAGGCAGACTACATCACCGACCTGTCGAACGAGATGCAATCGCGCTCGCTCCAGGCCGGCCTGAACCTCTCCTTTCGCCCGGAGGGTCAGGTAGGGGTGGAGCTGTCGGATGAGTTCGACCGGCTCGACGCCCCGTTCACCATCTATCCGGGACAGGTGATCACGGCCGGGAGCTATGCGTGGCGCGACGCGACGGCGCACTACAGCACGGGCGACGGTCGGCCGCTGTCCGCCACCCTCAGCGCGACGGCGGGCGGCTTTTACGACGGCACGCGGCGCGCGGCGACGACGAGCCTCGTCTGGCGGGTGCTATACAACCTCAGCCTCGAAGGCTCGGCTCAGCGCAACGACGTGACGCGCGGTGCGGGCGCGTTCACTGCTGACTTGGCCAGCCTGCGTGTACGATACGCATGGTCCACGAGCCTGTTCGGCAGCGCGTACACGCAGTACAACAGCCAGACGCGGGCCTTCGTGACGAACGCGCGCATCAACTTCCGCTATCGTCCGCTGAGCGATGTCTACCTGGTGTACACCGAGCGGCAGGACACCAGGAGCTGGGTGCGCAACGAGCGCGTGCTGGCGCTGAAGGTCACGCACATGACTGCCTTCTGA
- a CDS encoding Fic family protein, translating to MHRPLTKTRVPTQPLHHLKPERFETVGVLKALAGANRQLAELKGVSASIPNQNILVATLGMQEAKDSSAIENIVTTHDELFRDALMPESGASPAVKEVLRYRQALVVSFEEVRKTGVLSNNHILRIQAALEMNEAGFRKVPGTTLKNERGAVVYTPPLPDRILPMMSDLERFMNEERLAVDPLIRMALIHHQFETIHPFYDGNGRTGRIINVLYLVKEGLLDVPVLYMSRYIIRTKDEYYRLLQSVREHDAWEEWVTYMLTAVAESARDGIRTVADIKSLLLDYKHRIRQELPKIYSQDLINNIFSHPYTKIQFVEDDLGVSRLTATKYLDKLSAAGFLVKEKAGRSSFYLNMALYDILTAPGMQGPVR from the coding sequence ATGCATAGACCTTTGACCAAGACACGGGTGCCAACTCAACCGCTCCATCACCTGAAGCCGGAGCGCTTCGAAACAGTCGGCGTGCTCAAGGCGCTGGCGGGAGCTAACCGGCAGCTCGCTGAGCTGAAAGGGGTCTCCGCGTCGATCCCCAACCAGAACATCCTCGTAGCCACCCTCGGCATGCAGGAGGCAAAAGACTCCTCGGCCATCGAGAACATTGTCACTACTCATGACGAGCTTTTCCGGGATGCTCTCATGCCCGAAAGCGGTGCGAGCCCGGCGGTGAAGGAAGTCCTCCGCTACCGTCAGGCGCTGGTAGTTAGTTTCGAAGAAGTGCGAAAAACAGGCGTGCTCAGCAACAACCACATCCTCCGCATCCAGGCAGCACTGGAAATGAACGAGGCTGGTTTCCGAAAAGTGCCAGGAACCACACTCAAGAACGAACGCGGCGCAGTGGTCTACACTCCGCCTCTGCCGGACCGCATCCTGCCCATGATGTCCGACCTCGAACGATTCATGAATGAGGAGCGGCTAGCCGTCGATCCGTTGATCCGAATGGCGCTCATTCACCACCAGTTCGAGACCATCCACCCTTTCTACGACGGGAATGGTCGCACAGGGCGAATCATCAACGTGCTCTACCTGGTGAAGGAAGGCCTGCTCGATGTGCCGGTTCTCTACATGAGCCGGTACATCATCCGCACGAAGGATGAATACTACCGGCTCCTTCAATCTGTGCGGGAACACGATGCGTGGGAGGAGTGGGTGACTTACATGCTCACTGCAGTGGCGGAGTCTGCACGCGATGGCATCAGGACCGTGGCAGACATCAAGAGCCTGCTTCTCGACTACAAGCATCGAATCCGTCAGGAGCTACCGAAGATCTACAGCCAGGATTTGATCAACAACATCTTCTCGCATCCATACACGAAGATCCAGTTTGTTGAAGATGACCTCGGCGTCTCGCGACTGACGGCGACGAAGTATCTCGACAAGCTCTCCGCCGCAGGATTCCTCGTGAAGGAGAAAGCGGGGCGTTCGAGCTTCTACCTCAACATGGCGCTCTACGACATTCTCACTGCTCCCGGCATGCAGGGGCCGGTGCGATGA
- a CDS encoding DUF86 domain-containing protein, whose translation MSYEPREFLRHILAEADYLVGVSAGLSRAQLEEDPTVQRAVVRSIEIIGEATKRVPADIREANPDVQWRSMARMRDRLVHNYFGVDLDIVWDVLQTKIPALRDQVRRILDAS comes from the coding sequence ATGTCGTACGAGCCGCGTGAGTTCCTGCGGCACATTCTTGCTGAGGCAGACTATCTCGTCGGCGTGAGCGCCGGGTTGTCACGCGCGCAGTTGGAGGAGGACCCCACGGTCCAACGCGCCGTCGTGCGAAGTATCGAGATCATCGGCGAGGCCACCAAGCGGGTGCCGGCGGACATTCGCGAAGCGAATCCGGATGTGCAGTGGCGCTCCATGGCGCGGATGCGGGATCGCCTCGTCCACAACTACTTCGGGGTCGACCTCGACATCGTCTGGGATGTGTTACAAACCAAGATTCCGGCGCTCCGAGATCAAGTACGGCGGATTCTGGACGCGAGCTAA
- a CDS encoding nucleotidyltransferase family protein translates to MIASVPSRSDVQARLTSAQAEILGLGVQRLALFGSVRRDAARLDSDVDLLVEFVPGQKSYDHLIALGDLLERVLGHRVELVTPESLSPFLKPHILAEAMDVVRAA, encoded by the coding sequence ATGATCGCGTCCGTGCCCTCCCGCTCCGATGTGCAGGCCCGCCTGACGAGCGCCCAAGCCGAGATTCTCGGGTTGGGGGTGCAGCGCCTGGCGCTATTCGGGTCGGTTAGACGCGACGCGGCGCGCCTCGACAGCGACGTCGACCTGTTGGTGGAATTCGTCCCCGGTCAGAAGTCCTACGACCACCTCATTGCGCTCGGCGACCTCCTCGAGCGCGTGCTTGGCCATCGCGTCGAGCTGGTGACCCCGGAGTCGTTGTCCCCCTTCCTGAAGCCGCACATCCTCGCGGAAGCCATGGATGTCGTACGAGCCGCGTGA
- a CDS encoding type II toxin-antitoxin system HicB family antitoxin: MSRYLVIIEESATGYSAFLPDLPGCIATGFTREEVEKTMREGVAFHLEGLRESGEPVPPPRSSATYVDVAA; the protein is encoded by the coding sequence ATGAGCCGATATCTAGTAATCATCGAGGAATCAGCAACGGGGTACTCCGCATTTCTTCCTGATCTTCCCGGCTGCATTGCAACCGGATTTACTCGCGAAGAGGTAGAGAAGACGATGCGCGAAGGCGTTGCATTTCACCTTGAAGGATTGCGCGAATCAGGCGAGCCGGTGCCTCCACCGCGATCAAGCGCGACTTACGTGGACGTCGCGGCGTAA
- a CDS encoding protein kinase, whose protein sequence is MSQATPDRLASLLADRYRIESELGRGGMATVYLAKDLKHRRDVAIKVLKPDVAAAIAHDRFLLEIEIAAQLNHPHIVALFDSGVEGDTLFYVMPYIKGESLRAHLNRLKTLPLDEALRLTREIASALAHAHRHGIVHRDIKPENILLADGIAVVADFGIARAMTAAVEPEAAGFTKSGLVVGTPHYMSPEQATGDTVDGRSDIYSLACVLFEMLAGRPPFPGTQGIAVLAAHVATPAPAITDLTPSVPGAVSDTIARALSKNPDDRQATAVRFAEALSAAATARYSTMPESLAMVGRPPNNIPHQRTRFIGREKEIRECADMLRETRMLTLTGIGGSGKTRLGLAIAQSLLPDFPDGVWVVDLAPLSEAVLLPATIASMLRLPETPGKESLDVVREHLAGRKTLLVLDNCEHLIDACADVADTLLASSASVAILATSREGLGISGERIVAVKPLALPPRGKTIDAAQLSNVESVRLFTDRAVMASPGFSLTEANAEAIAEICRRLDGIPLAIELAAARTRVLSAEQIRARLDDRFRLLSGSSRGVMPRHQTLTATIRWSYEQLPEDERRLFRFFSIFAGGWTLSAGMGMCEPGADEFAVLETVGRLVDKSLVIVQPEEGSDETRYGMLETVSQYGRERLIDAGELENARARHLAVFTALAEAAYAERNTRESFWAPKLEADHDNLRNALDSARDGGPETHLRLAGALGWFWWARSHLGEGREHMTAALAEPGPPSRSRARALWGMALMVGWQGDGAGSLRFMREAVEMWSSAGDPGEVSLALEGIGWAQFLANDYDAAEVTLIECLRTQEEQKDPAMIVRAKVALAQVKVALSKVGEARRLSKEILAFASAHSDQRSEHFGWHFLADCALIEGDCAKSLGLYGKSLVLAQALGDRLEMSFDVQGVGMSLAGLGYNPDSLPLVAAAKSEWQRIGVEVQGTFWNVLLDRYIGNPSLDEGNVQPASAEGASLGFEEAVAAAVRLSSGGARPTA, encoded by the coding sequence TTGTCACAAGCAACTCCCGACAGACTCGCAAGCCTCCTCGCCGACCGCTACCGGATCGAAAGCGAGCTCGGGCGCGGCGGCATGGCCACGGTCTACCTGGCGAAGGACCTCAAGCACCGGCGTGATGTCGCAATAAAGGTCCTCAAACCCGATGTCGCTGCCGCGATCGCCCACGACCGCTTCCTGCTCGAGATCGAGATCGCGGCACAACTGAACCACCCGCACATCGTCGCGCTGTTCGACTCGGGTGTCGAGGGCGACACGCTCTTCTACGTGATGCCATACATCAAAGGCGAGTCACTCCGGGCGCACCTCAACCGGCTGAAAACCCTTCCGCTCGACGAAGCGCTGCGTCTAACGCGCGAGATCGCCAGCGCGCTCGCGCACGCTCACCGGCACGGAATCGTCCACCGCGACATAAAGCCGGAGAACATCCTGCTCGCCGACGGCATCGCCGTCGTCGCCGATTTCGGAATCGCCAGAGCAATGACAGCGGCAGTAGAGCCCGAGGCTGCCGGCTTCACTAAATCGGGACTCGTCGTCGGCACCCCGCACTACATGAGCCCGGAGCAGGCGACGGGAGACACGGTAGATGGTCGCTCGGACATCTATTCCCTGGCTTGCGTCCTCTTCGAGATGCTCGCCGGCAGGCCACCTTTCCCCGGAACACAGGGTATAGCAGTCCTCGCGGCGCACGTCGCAACGCCGGCTCCCGCCATCACGGACCTCACTCCGTCGGTCCCGGGAGCGGTTTCAGACACTATCGCGAGAGCGCTCTCGAAAAACCCGGACGATCGTCAGGCAACAGCAGTGCGATTCGCCGAAGCATTGTCGGCGGCAGCGACGGCACGTTATTCGACTATGCCCGAGTCGCTGGCCATGGTCGGCCGGCCGCCGAACAACATCCCTCACCAGCGGACACGTTTCATCGGTCGGGAGAAGGAAATTCGGGAGTGCGCCGACATGCTGCGCGAGACGCGCATGCTCACCCTGACGGGCATCGGTGGCTCAGGTAAAACCCGGCTCGGCCTCGCAATCGCGCAAAGCCTGCTTCCCGACTTTCCCGACGGTGTCTGGGTAGTCGATCTCGCCCCGTTGAGCGAAGCTGTGCTTCTACCCGCGACGATCGCATCGATGCTCCGGCTGCCCGAAACTCCGGGCAAGGAGTCTCTCGATGTCGTCCGCGAGCATCTGGCAGGAAGAAAAACACTCCTCGTCCTCGACAACTGTGAGCATCTGATCGATGCGTGCGCTGACGTCGCGGACACGCTTCTCGCCTCGTCCGCATCGGTGGCTATCCTTGCGACAAGTCGCGAAGGGCTCGGAATAAGTGGCGAGCGGATTGTGGCGGTGAAGCCGCTTGCGCTCCCGCCGCGCGGGAAGACGATCGATGCGGCACAGCTGTCGAACGTTGAATCCGTCAGGCTCTTCACGGACCGCGCAGTAATGGCCTCCCCAGGATTCTCGTTAACGGAAGCAAACGCGGAAGCGATCGCGGAGATCTGCAGGCGGCTGGATGGAATTCCTCTGGCGATCGAGCTTGCTGCCGCGCGCACTAGAGTGCTCAGCGCCGAACAGATCAGGGCGCGTCTCGACGACAGGTTCCGGCTCCTCTCCGGCTCAAGCCGCGGCGTAATGCCGCGGCACCAGACGCTTACCGCGACAATCCGGTGGAGTTACGAGCAGCTCCCCGAAGACGAGCGGCGCCTTTTCAGGTTCTTCTCGATCTTCGCCGGGGGCTGGACTCTCTCGGCGGGGATGGGCATGTGCGAACCGGGCGCCGACGAGTTTGCGGTACTCGAGACGGTCGGACGACTTGTCGACAAGTCACTCGTGATCGTCCAGCCTGAGGAAGGGTCCGACGAAACCCGCTACGGGATGCTCGAGACGGTGAGCCAATATGGGCGCGAGCGTCTCATCGATGCCGGCGAGCTGGAGAATGCGCGCGCACGGCATCTCGCAGTTTTCACCGCGCTCGCTGAGGCGGCGTATGCTGAGCGGAATACGCGAGAGAGTTTCTGGGCTCCGAAACTCGAGGCGGATCATGACAACCTGCGGAACGCGCTTGATTCCGCACGGGATGGCGGGCCCGAAACACACCTCAGGCTGGCCGGGGCTCTCGGATGGTTCTGGTGGGCACGCTCTCATCTGGGCGAAGGCCGTGAGCACATGACGGCGGCGCTGGCTGAGCCGGGTCCTCCATCGCGCTCGCGCGCCCGCGCACTATGGGGAATGGCATTGATGGTTGGATGGCAGGGAGACGGAGCCGGCTCGCTGAGATTCATGCGCGAGGCGGTCGAGATGTGGAGCTCGGCCGGCGATCCCGGGGAAGTTTCGCTCGCGCTCGAAGGGATTGGCTGGGCGCAATTCCTGGCGAACGATTACGATGCAGCCGAAGTCACTCTCATTGAATGCCTGCGCACTCAGGAGGAGCAGAAGGATCCGGCCATGATCGTCCGCGCAAAGGTAGCGCTCGCGCAGGTGAAGGTCGCCCTGTCGAAGGTTGGCGAAGCCCGTCGCCTTTCCAAGGAAATTCTGGCTTTCGCCAGCGCGCACAGCGACCAGAGGAGCGAACATTTCGGATGGCATTTCCTCGCGGACTGCGCGCTCATCGAGGGTGATTGCGCGAAGAGCCTCGGCTTGTATGGGAAAAGCCTCGTGCTCGCACAAGCACTCGGCGACAGGCTGGAGATGAGTTTCGATGTTCAGGGAGTCGGGATGTCGTTGGCCGGGCTTGGTTACAATCCTGATTCTCTGCCTCTCGTTGCTGCGGCGAAATCCGAATGGCAGCGAATCGGCGTCGAGGTGCAGGGAACTTTCTGGAATGTTCTTCTCGACCGTTATATCGGAAACCCCTCGCTCGACGAGGGCAATGTCCAACCTGCCTCGGCAGAGGGAGCCAGCCTGGGGTTCGAGGAGGCAGTCGCCGCGGCAGTGCGGCTGAGCTCCGGGGGAGCGCGACCGACGGCTTGA